In a genomic window of Vairimorpha necatrix chromosome 12, complete sequence:
- a CDS encoding glycolipid 2-alpha-mannosyltransferase: MIFLYFLNLIYTKENAVIFILCRNSDLKGISGTLRNFEEMFNKQYKYPYVMVNDQEFTEEFKNTIKSIISTTVQFGKLTEDEFGVPKFINMNIVKTNMEILKAAQIIYGDSLSYRKMCRFFSGKFFNIPLLKQYRYYWRIEPDVKFYCKINYDPFTYLRQNNKDYSFVITIKEFMETIPSLYKETINFIMKNKVLIGNPVISKFVVDNKMTYNGCHYWSNFEIASFDFWRSEVYKKYFDFLDKSGGFFYERWGDAPVHTLALSLFLDKSKIHFFEDIGYEHPPFNHCPSSPSRQKECNCNPRNSIDWAPQSCLKDWINDVILSK, encoded by the coding sequence ATGATCTTCCTGTACTTCTTAAACTTAATCTACACTAAAGAAAATGCAGTCATTTTCATCTTGTGTAGAAACTCAGATCTAAAAGGAATATCCGGGACACTAAGAAATTTCGAAGAAATGTTTAATAAACAATACAAATATCCTTATGTAATGGTCAATGATCAAGAATTCACTGAAGAATTCaaaaatactataaaaagCATCATATCAACCACAGTCCAATTTGGTAAACTTACTGAAGATGAATTTGGAGTCCCaaaattcataaatatgaatatagtaaaaacaaatatggaaatattaaaagctgcacaaataatttatggTGACTCATTATCATACAGAAAAATGTGTAGATTTTTCTCcggtaaatttttcaatattccacttttaaaacaatacaGATATTATTGGCGTATAGAACCAGATGTCAAATTCTACTGTAAGATAAATTATGACCCATTTACATATTTAagacaaaataataaagattaCTCGTTTGTAATAACAATTAAAGAGTTTATGGAGACTATACCCAgtttatataaagaaactataaattttataatgaaaaataaagttttaataGGTAATCCTGTTATAAGTAAATTTGTAGTTGATAATAAGATGACTTATAATGGATGTCATTATTGGTCAAATTTCGAGATTGCTAGTTTTGATTTTTGGAGATCagaagtttataaaaaatattttgattttttggATAAGAGTGGTGGGTTTTTTTATGAGAGATGGGGTGATGCTCCTGTGCACACTTTAGCTTTAAGTTTGTTTTTAGATAAAAGTAAGATACACTTTTTTGAGGATATTGGGTATGAGCACCCGCCTTTTAATCATTGTCCTTCGTCTCCTAGTAGACAAAAAGAGTGTAATTGTAATCCGAGGAATTCTATAGACTGGGCTCCTCAGTCATGTTTAAAAGACTGGATCAATGATGTAATActttctaaataa
- a CDS encoding peptidyl-tRNA hydrolase, with translation MKGLLIIGIVFIFLILLVYFSLRKSKSSPSTTIFLINSSLKMSKGKIISQIAHAFSNIYRLNYSDWEKSSIVIYKASSKEMEDLAGRAHNSEIKYSKIHDAGRTQIASGSNTVLIIGPLRNTYLEWFTDLNKLL, from the coding sequence ATGAAGGGCCTTCTTATTATAGGaatagtttttatatttctgaTTCTTCTCGTTTACTTCTCATTAAGGAAGTCCAAATCTTCTCCTTCTACTACAATCTTCCTTATTAATTCCTCTCTTAAGATGTCAAAAGGCAAGATCATCTCCCAAATAGCACATGccttttctaatatttatagactGAATTATAGTGACTGGGAGAAGTCTAgtattgtaatttataaagcGAGTAGTAAAGAGATGGAAGATCTAGCAGGGAGAGCTCATAATAGCGAGATTAAGTATAGTAAGATACATGACGCGGGGAGGACACAAATAGCATCAGGGAGTAATACAGTCCTGATAATAGGGCCACTTAGAAATACATATTTAGAGTGGTTTACTGACCTAAATAAACTATTATGA
- a CDS encoding eukaryotic translation initiation factor 1A produces the protein MAKKQRNKNMIDRPLSFADNVNTVYGIIQSPLGQGQFVADCSDSIKRIAKVRGKDYKRVWIQPNDIVLLSLREGNNERADIELKYMQKEIKILKDNGYIEDSFTNTEGDNIKIDFDRI, from the coding sequence ATGGCTAAGAAACAGAGGAATAAGAATATGATAGACAGACCACTGTCTTTCGCTGACAATGTCAATACAGTCTACGGTATCATCCAGAGCCCCCTCGGCCAGGGCCAGTTTGTCGCTGATTGTTCTGATTCTATCAAGCGTATAGCTAAAGTAAGAGGAAAGGACTACAAGCGTGTGTGGATTCAGCCTAAtgatattgttttattaagtTTAAGAGAAGGGAATAATGAGCGGGCTGATATAGAACTGAAGTATATGCAGAAGGAGATAAAgatattaaaagataatGGGTATATAGAAGATAGTTTCACTAATACAGAAGGGGATAATATAAAGATAGATTTTGATAGAATATAA
- a CDS encoding actin-related protein: MSKYYKPKNTNIERIDQLNIVSKYLTSTFSKSESTHDFIPSSDIITVLLNHDKFIIHSDLEYIIKDIPPLIYNIREYIDSLYKCLDPIPPGSYISFIFNGVLGRTALLEIIDMFLKGKCKGILCQPYSLSLSMGLGIQHCIFVDEYNTHYNVYIVEDYVLHDCFTIKKDYNLKDNNQKDYNLKDNLDNNNKDYLQVNNKDFLVSVCLSDDQDYVEEYQKLRMTEDIEYYGCKICDYKSKEINNISEHIKTVHFINNDNKMGKPIFNKERSQIKNDIVKYKNNHKDLISEIISRIRFLYFNLDRLKRMNLRVVYTENLKINISDLCDQLKFLYNNVIPVLSDESYVYKGSELFKSLEISKECWISDKEWEAGRLRVLKDKILFNI; the protein is encoded by the coding sequence atgtccAAATATTATAAGCCTAAGAACACTAATATTGAGAGAATTGATCAACTCAATATTGTCAGTAAATATCTCACCAGTACATTCAGTAAATCTGAATCCACACACGATTTTATTCCTTCTTCTGATATAATCACTGTATTATTAAACCATGACAAGTTTATCATCCACTCAGACTTAGAATACATTATTAAAGATATTCCTCCACTTATTTACAATATCAGGGAGTATATTGACTCTCTCTACAAGTGTCTAGACCCCATCCCGCCTGGTTCTTacatttcatttattttcaatGGTGTCTTGGGTAGAACTGCCTTACTTGAGATTATTGACATGTTTCTTAAGGGCAAATGTAAAGGAATCTTGTGTCAGCCTTATTCTCTAAGTCTGAGTATGGGACTTGGTATACAACATTGTATCTTTGTAGACGAGTATAATACACATTATAATGTGTATATAGTAGAAGATTATGTCTTACATGACtgttttacaataaaaaaggattataatttaaaagataataatcaaaaagattataatttaaaagataatttggataataataataaagattatTTACAAGTTAATAATAAAGACTTCTTAGTTAGTGTGTGTTTGAGTGATGATCAGGACTATGTAGAAGAATATCAGAAACTTAGAATGACAGAAGATATAGAATATTATGGTTGTAAGATCTGTGATTATAAAagtaaagaaataaataatatttctgaGCATATTAAGACtgtacattttattaataatgataataaaatggGGAAGcctatatttaataaagaaagaagtcagattaaaaatgatattgtAAAGTATAAGAATAATcataaagatttaataagTGAAATTATAAGTAGAATAAGAttcctttattttaatCTTGATAGACTCAAGAGAATGAATCTTAGAGTCGTCTACACTGAGAATCTGAAGATTAATATTTCAGATCTCTGTGATCAGcttaaatttctttataataatGTCATACCAGTCCTGAGTGATGAGAGTTATGTTTATAAAGGCAGTGAACTGTTTAAATCTCTTGAGATTAGTAAAGAGTGCTGGATTAGTGACAAGGAATGGGAAGCGGGGAGATTGAGAGTATTAAAAGACaagatattatttaatatataa
- a CDS encoding elongation factor 1-alpha 1 (EF1A1), translating into MSTQDKKQLNVCFIGHVDSGKSTAVGQLAYQLGAIDKRLIEKYKKEASDNNKSSFFLAYATDTTAAEKERGITIQTSLIKIPTNKFTLNVLDCPGHRDFIKNMVTGAAQADVGVVMVPATGFEACVGETGILKAHITISAVLGCSKLIVCVNKMDEVEESRRETRFQEIKNEMLRIAKLYHSDKNPIILPISAFCNINLVESSPRFEWFKGWTCPKTKTVVNTLEGALDFQEEPPRMNDKPLRMPIVQKHKISGIGFVYTGRIDTGFAVPNMQVQIEPAGVTTEIKTLEIHREAKQKVHCGENCGVAFKNATKGDFNQVKPGNVISDAKNKPVQLFRGCIAKIVVVDKKKGLAAGYTPTLDLGIMHVPVKVQHILKKKSPKDTAPVDNPERIEQGDNAMVVLVPQKPCVMEMASEFPSLGRFALRDSNNIVCIGSIASLCSDEELEKYGVKIEKKATETKKGKK; encoded by the coding sequence ATGTCGACtcaagataaaaaacaattaaatgTTTGCTTCATTGGTCACGTAGATTCCGGAAAATCTACTGCTGTAGGTCAACTCGCTTATCAATTAGGAGCTATTGATAAAAGACTCATTGAGAAATATAAGAAAGAAGCTTctgataataataaatcttctttCTTCTTAGCTTACGCTACTGATACTACTGCTGCTGAAAAAGAGAGAGGTATTACTATTCAAACttctttaattaaaattcctactaataaatttactcTAAATGTTTTAGATTGTCCTGGACACagagattttataaagaatatgGTCACTGGTGCAGCACAAGCTGATGTGGGTGTAGTAATGGTCCCTGCTACAGGATTTGAAGCTTGTGTAGGGGAAACTGGTATCCTAAAAGCTCATATTACAATATCAGCAGTATTAGGATGTAGTAAATTAATAGTCTGTGTTAATAAAATGGATGAAGTAGAAGAATCAAGAAGAGAAACAAGATttcaagaaataaaaaatgaaatgttAAGAATTGCTAAATTATATCATAGTGATAAGAATCCTATAATATTACCAATATCTGCTTTCTGTAATATAAACTTAGTAGAATCTAGTCCAAGATTTGAATGGTTTAAAGGATGGACATGTCCAAAAACTAAGACAGTAGTAAATACTTTAGAAGGTGCACTTGATTTCCAAGAAGAACCACCAAGAATGAATGATAAACCTTTAAGAATGCCTATAGTTCAGAAACATAAGATTTCTGGTATAGGATTCGTCTATACTGGTCGTATAGACACAGGATTCGCAGTCCCGAACATGCAAGTGCAAATTGAGCCAGCAGGCGTGACTACAGAAATTAAGACACTTGAAATCCACAGAGAAGCAAAGCAGAAAGTTCATTGTGGAGAGAATTGTGGAGTGGCATTCAAGAATGCCACCAAAGGAGACTTCAATCAAGTCAAACCAGGAAATGTCATCTCTGAtgctaaaaataaaccagTACAACTTTTTAGAGGGTGTATTGCTAAAATAGTAGTAGTAGACAAGAAGAAAGGCCTAGCAGCGGGTTACACACCCACTTTAGATCTTGGAATAATGCATGTACCAGTTAAAGTAcaacatattttaaagaagaaatcaCCAAAAGATACTGCGCCAGTAGACAACCCAGAGAGAATTGAACAAGGAGATAATGCCATGGTCGTTTTAGTACCACAAAAGCCTTGTGTCATGGAAATGGCCTCAGAGTTCCCATCTCTAGGTAGATTTGCTTTAAGAGATAGTAATAATATAGTCTGTATTGGAAGTATAGCGTCATTATGTAGTGATGAAGAATTAGAGAAGTATGGAGTGAAGATTGAGAAGAAAGCTACTGAAACCAAGAAAGGTAAGAAATAA